Proteins from a genomic interval of Diaminobutyricimonas aerilata:
- a CDS encoding AI-2E family transporter, with protein sequence MKIQNPFRLGLVAGLGVLVALAIGGALVNLATILTYVGAALFLALGLDPVVTWFEKRGLPRWVAVVLVLIGVVGLVTGLVFAIVPVITEQVNRLISQVPELIRVFSDGTALTWAEQTFPWADIEGARDEVVKWAQNADNITGIFGGVLATAAGIATGAFGVVIVVILMLYFVSSLNTLKRGLYKMVPASKRVRFIDLAEQISQAVGRYVMGQVALALCNGVLSFIFLSIIGAEYPALFAFIAFLGSLIPLVGTISGSILIVLVQLIVNPESLATVITMAIYYVVYMQVEAYVLSPNIMKRAVRVPGVVVVIAALAGGTLLGILGALVAIPVAAAVLLIVEQVVVPRQNAL encoded by the coding sequence GTGAAGATCCAGAATCCGTTCCGCCTCGGTCTCGTCGCGGGACTGGGAGTCCTGGTCGCCCTGGCGATCGGCGGGGCGCTCGTCAACCTCGCGACGATCCTCACCTACGTGGGCGCCGCCCTGTTCCTCGCGCTCGGTCTCGATCCGGTGGTCACCTGGTTCGAGAAGCGCGGTCTCCCCCGCTGGGTCGCCGTCGTGCTCGTGCTCATCGGCGTGGTGGGCCTCGTCACGGGGCTCGTCTTCGCGATCGTGCCCGTCATCACCGAGCAGGTGAACCGGCTCATCTCACAGGTGCCCGAACTCATCCGGGTCTTCTCCGACGGCACGGCGCTCACCTGGGCCGAGCAGACCTTCCCGTGGGCCGACATCGAAGGCGCCCGCGACGAGGTCGTCAAGTGGGCTCAGAACGCCGACAACATCACCGGGATCTTCGGCGGCGTGCTCGCGACCGCGGCGGGCATCGCGACCGGCGCGTTCGGCGTCGTCATCGTCGTGATCCTGATGCTCTACTTCGTCTCGTCGCTCAACACGCTCAAGCGCGGGCTGTACAAGATGGTGCCGGCCTCCAAGCGGGTGCGCTTCATCGACCTCGCCGAGCAGATCAGCCAAGCCGTCGGCCGCTACGTCATGGGCCAGGTCGCGCTCGCGCTCTGCAACGGCGTCTTGAGCTTCATCTTCCTGTCGATCATCGGCGCGGAGTATCCCGCCCTGTTCGCCTTCATCGCGTTCCTCGGATCGCTCATCCCGCTCGTCGGCACGATCTCCGGCTCGATCCTCATCGTGCTCGTGCAGCTCATCGTGAACCCCGAGTCGCTCGCGACCGTCATCACGATGGCGATCTACTACGTCGTGTACATGCAGGTCGAGGCGTACGTGCTGAGCCCCAACATCATGAAGCGCGCGGTGCGCGTGCCCGGCGTGGTCGTCGTCATCGCGGCGCTCGCCGGCGGCACGCTGCTCGGCATCCTGGGCGCGCTCGTCGCGATCCCGGTCGCCGCGGCCGTGCTGCTCATCGTCGAGCAGGTCGTCGTGCCGAGGCAGAACGCGCTCTAG
- a CDS encoding co-chaperone YbbN, with amino-acid sequence MSDAGLSGLRGAVDLSSLVRPSSPSPSAPRAGGNGASADAGSAVVFETGDAGFQEVLELSARVPVIVEFYAAGIEPALGSLVSSYGGRLALATVDGNANPQLAQAFQVQQVPAVAAVIGGRPLQLFVGMPADDEVRQVLDQVLELAAQNGVTGTLTPDAEATDADVVEEPPLPPLHQEAFDAISRGDYAAAVAAYTTAITQDPRDTLAVAGRAQAALLLRLDGADAAVIREAAAAAPQDADAQLAVADLDLSGGHVDDAFGRLLDVFPALTGGDRDRVRERLLEFFEIVGADDPRVPAARRRLAMLLY; translated from the coding sequence GTGAGCGACGCCGGACTGAGCGGACTGCGCGGCGCGGTCGACCTGTCGTCGCTCGTGCGCCCGTCCTCGCCGTCACCCTCGGCGCCTCGCGCCGGCGGGAACGGCGCCTCGGCGGACGCCGGTTCGGCCGTGGTCTTCGAGACCGGGGACGCCGGATTCCAGGAGGTGCTCGAGCTCTCGGCGCGGGTGCCCGTCATCGTCGAGTTCTACGCCGCCGGCATCGAGCCCGCGCTCGGATCGCTCGTGTCCTCGTACGGCGGGCGCCTCGCACTCGCGACCGTCGACGGCAACGCGAACCCGCAGCTCGCGCAGGCGTTCCAGGTGCAGCAGGTGCCGGCCGTCGCCGCCGTCATCGGCGGACGCCCGTTGCAGTTGTTCGTCGGCATGCCCGCCGACGACGAGGTGCGTCAGGTGCTCGACCAGGTGCTCGAGCTCGCCGCGCAGAACGGCGTGACCGGCACGCTGACGCCCGACGCCGAGGCGACGGACGCCGACGTCGTCGAGGAACCGCCGCTGCCGCCGCTGCATCAGGAGGCGTTCGACGCGATCTCGCGCGGCGACTACGCCGCTGCGGTCGCCGCGTACACGACGGCGATCACCCAGGATCCGCGGGACACGCTCGCGGTCGCCGGCCGTGCCCAGGCGGCGCTGCTGCTGCGGCTCGACGGAGCCGACGCGGCCGTCATCCGTGAAGCCGCCGCGGCCGCCCCGCAAGACGCCGACGCCCAGCTCGCCGTCGCCGACCTGGATCTCAGCGGCGGTCACGTCGACGACGCGTTCGGCCGGCTCCTCGACGTGTTCCCCGCGCTCACCGGCGGTGACCGCGACCGGGTGCGGGAGCGACTGCTCGAGTTCTTCGAGATCGTCGGAGCGGACGACCCGCGGGTGCCCGCGGCGCGTCGCCGACTCGCGATGCTGCTCTACTGA